From a single Nothobranchius furzeri strain GRZ-AD chromosome 7, NfurGRZ-RIMD1, whole genome shotgun sequence genomic region:
- the LOC107382225 gene encoding transcription elongation factor 1 homolog, translating to MGRRKSKRKPPPKKKMTGDLENQFTCPFCNHEKSCDVKMERSRNTGVISCSVCLEEFQTPITYLSEPVDVYSDWIDACEAANQ from the exons ATGGGTCGCCGCAAATCCAAAAGAAAGCCTCCCCCTAAGAAAAAGATGACAGGGGACTTGGAAAATCAGTTCACCTGCCCATTTTGCAACCACGAGAAGTCATGTGATGTCAAAAT GGAAAGAAGCAGGAACACTGGGGTAATATCATGTTCCGTCTGCTTAGAGGAGTTCCAGACTCCCATCACCT ATCTGTCTGAACCAGTTGATGTGTACAGTGACTGGATAGATGCGTGTGAAGCAGCCAATCAGTAG